The Candidatus Hydrogenedentota bacterium genome segment AACAGTCACTTCGGGTATTCCGGCACGCGCAAAAATGCGCTCGTACGCCCGGTAACACTTTGTGTAGTAGCGCTCGAGGTCTTCCTGAGACGTATGGAAGGAGTAGGCGTCTTTCATCGTGAACTCGCGCACCCGGATGAGCCCGCCTCTTGACCGAGGTTCGTCGCGGAACTTGGTCTGGATCTGATACAGCATGAAGGGAAACTGCGTATGGCTGTGCACTTCGTTGCGGCAGAGATGGACCACGGCCTCCTCGTGGGTCATCCCCAGGAGCATGTCGTGGCCGGTTCGGTCCTTGATGCGCAGCAATTCGGGCCCGACCCCCTCGTATCTTCCGGATTCGTCCCACAATTCCCGCGGGAGCACGACAGGCATCAAGACTTCTTGTCCGCCTATCCGGTCCATTTCTTCGCGGATAATGGCCTCGATCTTGTGGCAGACCCGGAACCCCGGAGGCAATAGCGAATAGATGCCGTTAGCCACTTGTCTTGCATAGCCGCCGCGCAGTAGGAATGCGTGACTCTCAAGGGTAGCCTCCGCGGGCCGCTCCTTGTACCGCGCACCGACCATGTGACTCATTCGCATAATCCAATGCTCTCCTTTTCTTGTGGACACAACCGCGGGGATGATGCATCCTCGCGCATTTCCCCCTTGCCTGAAGACGGGATCCTACCTGTCACATAGGCCTTCATGCAAGGCGCCTCGAATGAGACGGGTTGCCCGGGACCGCCGAAGAGAGCGAAAAGACCGCAGGTGCGAGTCAAAGGCTGACGTTCTGGAGGCTGGTGTTGGTGTATTGGTGGAGCTCGATGCGGTTGCCGTCGGGGTCCGTGAGCCATGACTGCCAACTGTTGTCGCCCCCGAACAGCATTTCCGTCGTCTCCACTCCTCTTTCGCGCAATATGGCCAAAGTGGTCCGAAGATCGTCCACCTCCAGGCAGAGATGCCTGTAGGACTGTGTATCGTCCCGTTCTCCTCGATTTCCCTGGAAGAGTTCGATGAACTGACGATATCCCACATGGAGGTAAACGCCGGTACGTTCGCCCTGCTCGTTCCGGAAATCAAAGGCGTGTGCCAGCCCTAGCTTCTCGA includes the following:
- a CDS encoding VOC family protein: MITGMAHVCFVVRDLETAIAFYVEKLGLAHAFDFRNEQGERTGVYLHVGYRQFIELFQGNRGERDDTQSYRHLCLEVDDLRTTLAILRERGVETTEMLFGGDNSWQSWLTDPDGNRIELHQYTNTSLQNVSL